In Novipirellula caenicola, one genomic interval encodes:
- a CDS encoding zinc-ribbon domain-containing protein has translation MGRTLQQTGMPVPSLVAHSIALSEEWHPIKNGDRKRDQIPYNSSYRAWWKCSKDPRHEWRSNVANRTIRGYGCPFCSGRKVISQDSIAGLFPDIAAEFHPDRNGDLRPDQLAPKSNKKVWWLCSTNRRHEWETTVMNRTLGSGCPECRRFANSLAGKSQDIASEWHPTRNGELSAADVPNRSDKSVWWQCRHDQSHEWQAMVKTRTNGRGNCPTCHPRQINPPPGRSIDSRWERRLSKTCPELVSFWDTTKNGETTPDDVTKGSSRVVWWKCPCHEGHEWSEAVKKISSRKNKCPLCESLQMHGAVTEEKSIGHLRPDLMDQWHPVLNEELDPMQIGTGSSRMVYWQCSRNTEHVWKTRVFQRKAGTGCPYCCGSAVNQETSLATLHPEIAATWHPAKNGTLTPSEMHRQSARSVWWLCPDDPTHEWKQSVQNRVNLDQCPECRKHTRQRELEEALARTVSENVESLKTFEDSLDSQTRLALLDTKDESLQQVLYRQVYAGIVTSMESYLSDTFINTVVGKKNLRDRFVRCTSEFRERKYNLDDLVGWEQNNQSIIKKHLLNQVFHNLPKMACMFRDVLKVTFPSDDELADLQKIVGVRHNIAHRNGRNKKGETVQLSMKDIDEALTLIRSFIEGIDAQIARQPWL, from the coding sequence ATGGGAAGAACACTCCAACAAACGGGCATGCCGGTTCCGAGTTTAGTCGCTCATTCGATTGCCTTGTCTGAGGAATGGCATCCGATCAAGAACGGCGATCGTAAACGCGACCAAATTCCGTACAACAGTAGTTACCGTGCGTGGTGGAAGTGCTCAAAAGATCCGCGACATGAGTGGCGATCTAATGTTGCGAATAGAACGATACGGGGATACGGATGCCCATTCTGCTCAGGTCGGAAAGTGATTTCACAGGATTCGATCGCAGGTTTATTTCCAGACATTGCTGCCGAATTTCATCCTGACAGAAATGGCGACTTAAGGCCGGATCAACTTGCCCCAAAGTCGAACAAGAAGGTCTGGTGGCTTTGCTCTACCAATCGGAGGCACGAGTGGGAAACGACGGTTATGAATCGCACGCTAGGCAGTGGTTGCCCTGAGTGTCGACGCTTCGCGAATTCCTTGGCCGGTAAGTCACAGGATATTGCTAGTGAATGGCATCCGACAAGAAATGGTGAACTTAGCGCCGCGGATGTGCCTAACCGAAGTGATAAAAGCGTCTGGTGGCAATGCCGTCACGATCAGTCGCATGAGTGGCAGGCGATGGTCAAGACAAGAACCAATGGCCGGGGAAACTGTCCAACTTGCCATCCTCGACAAATCAATCCTCCCCCTGGCAGATCAATTGATAGTCGCTGGGAACGACGACTTAGTAAAACGTGTCCTGAACTGGTTAGCTTTTGGGATACGACGAAGAATGGTGAGACTACGCCGGATGACGTAACGAAAGGTTCATCGCGGGTTGTTTGGTGGAAATGTCCATGTCACGAAGGTCACGAATGGTCGGAGGCTGTCAAAAAGATTTCGAGCCGGAAAAACAAATGTCCATTGTGCGAATCACTGCAAATGCATGGTGCGGTCACTGAGGAAAAATCGATTGGCCACCTGAGGCCTGATTTGATGGATCAATGGCATCCAGTACTTAATGAAGAACTCGACCCCATGCAAATTGGTACTGGTAGTTCCAGAATGGTGTACTGGCAATGCTCACGCAACACCGAGCACGTTTGGAAGACCCGCGTTTTTCAACGAAAGGCTGGTACGGGATGTCCTTATTGTTGTGGCAGCGCAGTAAATCAAGAGACGTCTCTCGCAACGCTTCATCCGGAAATTGCGGCGACTTGGCATCCAGCAAAGAATGGCACACTCACGCCATCGGAAATGCATCGCCAAAGTGCGAGGTCGGTTTGGTGGCTTTGTCCGGACGATCCGACTCACGAGTGGAAACAGTCGGTTCAAAACCGAGTGAATCTAGATCAGTGCCCTGAATGTCGAAAGCATACTCGTCAACGTGAACTAGAGGAAGCGCTGGCACGGACCGTGTCAGAAAATGTCGAGTCATTGAAAACATTTGAAGACTCGCTGGATTCGCAGACGAGACTCGCTTTGCTGGACACAAAAGATGAAAGTCTGCAACAGGTGCTCTATCGGCAGGTGTATGCCGGCATTGTCACGTCGATGGAAAGCTACCTGTCTGATACATTTATCAACACAGTCGTAGGAAAAAAAAACCTTCGCGACCGATTCGTACGCTGTACGTCGGAGTTTCGAGAACGAAAGTACAATTTAGATGATCTGGTTGGTTGGGAACAGAACAACCAAAGCATTATCAAGAAGCATCTTCTGAATCAGGTCTTTCATAATCTGCCAAAGATGGCTTGCATGTTTCGTGATGTCCTAAAAGTTACTTTTCCCAGCGACGACGAACTTGCGGATCTGCAAAAAATCGTAGGAGTTCGCCATAACATTGCACACCGCAATGGTCGAAATAAAAAGGGCGAAACCGTGCAGCTTTCGATGAAAGACATTGATGAGGCTCTCACACTAATTCGCTCCTTCATAGAGGGTATTGATGCGCAGATCGCTCGCCAACCATGGCTCTGA